The Candidatus Palauibacter soopunensis region CCGACGCGGTGGACGACGTCACGCTGTACAAAGGCGGTATCCCCGCGCGCTTCGGCGGGCGGCTCTCGTCGGTCATGGAGATCCACCAGCGTGAAGGGAACTCGCGCGAGTTCGAGGGCTCCGCCACGGTGGGGCTCCTGTCGAGCCGGCTGAGTCTCGAAGGGCCGATGTTCGACGGCGATGGTTCGTGGCTCGTCGCCGGACGCCGGACCTACGCGGACCTTTTCCTCGGCTTGGCCAGCGACCCGGAGGTGAGGGAGAGCGTCGCCTACTTCTACGACCTCAACGCCAAGGCCAACCTCCGCTATGGAGCGACCGGCCAGGTCATGCTTTCCGGATACTTCGGCCGCGACCGCCTGAGCGTCGGCAACGTGGCGGCGGTGGGGTGGGGAAACGCGGCCGGGACGCTGCGCTGGAACCAGGGGTTCGGCCCTGTCTTCTCGCACGTGACGCTGGTCTTCAGCGACTACGACTACCACATCCAGAGCGGCTTCAACGCGCGCGCGGTGTCACTGGACTCCAGGGTCCGCCACCTGAGCCTGAGCGTGGACGAATCCTGGTCCCTGGGCCCCGGCGACGAGTTGCAGTTCGGCGTGGGGATCGGAACCTAGAACGTGCGGCCCGCCGACGTCATCGAGGGCGAGAACTCGGCGATCATCCCTCAGGAACTCGACGCGCGTCACGGCCTGGCGCCCGATGCGTACATCGAACACGAGACGGAGCTGGGGCCCCTCGGGATTCGCTACGGGTTACGCGCGACGGGGTTCATTCGGCAGGGCGAAGCCACCGTCTACGGCTATCTCAACGACGAGCCCGTCGTCTATCACCCGGAACTGGGCCGCTACGATCCGGGCGTCGTGACGGACAGCACGCGCTATGGGCCGGGGGAGAGCATCGCCTCGTACTGGGGTCTCGAGCCGCGGCTCGGGCTGCGCCTGCGGGTCGGATCCGCCTCGTCGCTCAAGGCCAGCTACTCGCGAACGCGGCAGTACATGCGGCTCGTCACGAACACGAACTCGCCCACCCCCCTGGACCTGTGGGACATCGTCGGCCCCTGGGTGGAACCGCATATTGCCGACCAGGTCGCGCTGGGCTACGTGACGACGTTGTCACGGTCGCGGTACTCGGTCTCCGGCGAGGTCTACTACAAGCGGGCCCAGCATCTCATCGACTATGTGGACGGGGCCGATCTCTGGGTGCCGCGGCAGCTTGAGACGATGTTGCTGCCCGGCGAGGGGCGCGGGTACGGCCTCGAACTCCTGCTCAGGAAGACGCAGGGCCGGCTGCGCGGATGGGCGAGCTACACGCTGGCGCGCACCGAGCAGCGGACGCCGGGGCTGACCCGGCGGGATCCCGGCATCAACGGGGGAAGCTGGTATCCGGCGCCCTTCGACCGGACTCACGATTTCGCGCTCACGGGACTGTACGAACTCAGCGATACCTGGAGCGTCGGCGCCAACTTCATCTTCGCGACGGGTCTCCCCACGACCTTCCCCACGGCGCGCTACGAGTTCGCCGGCGTCATCCTGGGTACGTTCGGATCTCGCAACGCGGAGCGCCTCCCGGACTATCACCGGCTCGACCTGTCGGCCACGAAGCGGCTGGGACGCGGGGAACTCCGGTTCGGCGTATTCAACATCTACAACCGCTTCAACGCGCAGGCGCTCGCATTCCGCCAGAGGGAGGATTCCCCCATCGTGACGGAGGCGGTCGAGACCGCCGTGTTCGGCCTGGTTCCGAGCCTCAGCTACAGGTTCCGCTTCTGATGGCCCGGAGGACGGACGTCCGGTTCGCGGCCTTGCTCGGCTGCCTCTTCGCGGCGGCCTGCGAGCGGATCGTGGATGTGGAGATTCCCGCGCCGGAACCGCTGCTCGTCGTGGAAGGGCGGATCGAACTCGTGAAGGAGATGCCGAGCGGGATGCAGACGATCCGGCTCAGGACGACGGACGCCTTCTTCAGCAACCGGCGCACGCCCCCGGCCACGGGTGCTGTCGTCACCGTGACGGACGGTACGGGCGCCGCCTACCCGTTCGCGGAGACGGAGCCGGGCCGCTACGTGACGAACGGCCTGCACGCCCGGATCGGCGAGACGTATGCGCTCTCCATCGAGTATGAGGGAGATCGATACGCCGCTTCGGCGTCGCTCCTGCCGGTGGCTCCGATCGACTCCCTCTACTTCATCTACGAGGAGGCGACGCTCGTCATCGATCAGGAGGGCTACCGGGCCGCGATCGACTACACAGACCCCCCGGGGGGGCCGCACTTCTATCTGTGGGAGCAGTTCATCGACGG contains the following coding sequences:
- a CDS encoding TonB-dependent receptor, giving the protein MRPADVIEGENSAIIPQELDARHGLAPDAYIEHETELGPLGIRYGLRATGFIRQGEATVYGYLNDEPVVYHPELGRYDPGVVTDSTRYGPGESIASYWGLEPRLGLRLRVGSASSLKASYSRTRQYMRLVTNTNSPTPLDLWDIVGPWVEPHIADQVALGYVTTLSRSRYSVSGEVYYKRAQHLIDYVDGADLWVPRQLETMLLPGEGRGYGLELLLRKTQGRLRGWASYTLARTEQRTPGLTRRDPGINGGSWYPAPFDRTHDFALTGLYELSDTWSVGANFIFATGLPTTFPTARYEFAGVILGTFGSRNAERLPDYHRLDLSATKRLGRGELRFGVFNIYNRFNAQALAFRQREDSPIVTEAVETAVFGLVPSLSYRFRF
- a CDS encoding DUF4249 domain-containing protein, whose amino-acid sequence is MARRTDVRFAALLGCLFAAACERIVDVEIPAPEPLLVVEGRIELVKEMPSGMQTIRLRTTDAFFSNRRTPPATGAVVTVTDGTGAAYPFAETEPGRYVTNGLHARIGETYALSIEYEGDRYAASASLLPVAPIDSLYFIYEEATLVIDQEGYRAAIDYTDPPGGPHFYLWEQFIDGVNEPPPSQGNQFNLVSRDDLYDGRSVIGFEPLNEVVIEPGAHVGIRQIALSRRGYDYYYATFEQSGLGSGPGFSIPPATIRGNVTNITSPERYPLGFFEAAEVSAAEGIGPER